The Drosophila teissieri strain GT53w chromosome X, Prin_Dtei_1.1, whole genome shotgun sequence genome has a segment encoding these proteins:
- the LOC122623927 gene encoding mucin-5AC: MTTTTSPRETTQTTFTVRKMTGRRISKLSTVVLFCAALLLTKSCGILALSGDGSAPSQDVAQAELWSDATTTTIQPSEEGSGSGGWELTTEAETTIPSEETTAGDEETTVSEEETSTDASGDVETTTAVPESSPAAQESSSAAEETTSAAEETTSAPEETTSAPEASSSAPEETTSAPEETTSAPEETTTAPEESTSAPAEPESSSSSSPAEPESTSPSTPADTTIAPTPPTFKCQTAGLFPHISGDCRRYHSCLLNPVLRQLQDIELICPELTVFSPSLGRCVRDLAECLEEGFQCLAVGRFAGLDETYYYNCVASLQGGFHKFIVRCSSGQRFEPLFGGCWRYDWTQIVPGQEANEISDLAAIKRELKLYKAEAKLRLKAQKEQEKLAKKQQKLEEKAAKKAAKELAKQQAKAEKDKAKAEAKGESIESAESAE; encoded by the exons ATGACAACGACCACATCTCCTAGAGAAACCACACAGACCACTTTCACGGTTCGCAAGATGACGGGCCGCCGAATCTCCAAGCTATCCACAGTCGTGCTGTTCTGCGCCGCCTTG CTGCTGACCAAGTCCTGCGGCATCCTGGCGCTCAGCGGCGACGGTTCGGCGCCATCCCAGGATGTGGCCCAGGCGGAGCTCTGGAGCgatgccaccaccaccaccattcAGCCAAGCGAGGAGGGCAGCGGATCCGGTGGCTGGGAACTGACCACGGAGGCGGAAACCACCATACCGAGTGAGGAAACCACTGCTGGCGATGAGGAGACCACCGTTTCCGAAGAGGAGACCTCCACGGACGCCTCTGGCGATGTAGAGACCACCACTGCTGTGCCGGAATCTTCACCAGCTGCCCAGGAGAGCTCTTCCGCTGCCGAGGAGACCACATCCGCTGCCGAAGAGACCACATCCGCTCCCGAGGAGACCACTTCCGCTCCCGAGGCCAGCTCTTCTGCACCCGAGGAGACCACTTCCGCACCCGAGGAGACCACTTCCGCACCTGAGGAGACCACTACGGCTCCCGAGGAATCCACATCCGCTCCTGCAGAGCCAGAGAGTTCCAGCTCTTCCTCTCCAGCGGAACCCGAGAGCACCAGTCCTTCCACGCCGGCAGATACCACCATTGCACCCACGCCGCCCACTTTCAAGTGCCAGACGGCCGGACTGTTCCCACACATCAGTGGCGACTGCAGGCGTTACCACAGCTGCCTGTTGAATCCCGTGCTGCGACAGCTGCAGGACATCGAGCTCATCTGCCCGGAACTGACCGTCTTCTCGCCGAGCCTGGGCAGATGCGTGAGGGACTTGGCCGAGTGCCTGGAGGAGGGCTTCCAGTGCCTGGCCGTGGGCAGGTTCGCCGGACTGGATGAGACCTACTACTACAACTGCGTGGCCAGTTTGCAGGGCGGCTTCCACAAGTTCATCGTGCGCTGCTCCAGCGGCCAGAGGTTCGAGCCACTGTTCGGCGGATGCTGGCGCTACGACTGGACACAGATCGTGCCCGGACAGGAGGCGAACGAGATCAGCGACCTGGCTGCCATCAAGCGGGAGCTGAAGCTGTACAAGGCCGAGGCCAAGCTGCGCCTGAAGGcccagaaggagcaggagaagctggccaagaagcagcagaagctggaggagaaggCCGCCAAGAAGGCGGCCAAGGAGCTGGCCAAGCAGCAGGCGAAGGCCGAGAAGGACAAGGCCAAGGCCGAGGCCAAGGGCGAATCCATCGAGAGCGCCGAGTCCGCGGAGTAA
- the LOC122624267 gene encoding salivary glue protein Sgs-3, whose product MFKLTMLMGLALILAPSTIQAKSLCRSSGYFAQVDNTPNFYACQSTGHGGYTMRHLRCPAGLVFSSSMAQCVQSISAFEARDDSNIENPTIPPNNLDDSTTAASTTEKPATEAPSTTEAPSTTEAPATTEKPATEAPSTTEAASTTEAASTTEAASTTEAASTTEAPSTTEAPSTTEAPSTTEKPATDAPGTTEKPATDAPGTTDEPATDEPVTDEPSTDEPATGETSTDEPSTETTDSGDVTTSNDAETTEVDNVCATTGMFPTESCTHFIICSYAESDELKAYTKKCPGEMQFDPFNSVCSAGYDCTARK is encoded by the coding sequence ATGTTCAAGCTAACGATGCTGATGGGCCTGGCCCTCATCCTGGCTCCATCCACGATCCAGGCCAAATCCCTGTGCCGCAGCAGCGGCTACTTCGCCCAAGTGGATAACACACCCAACTTCTACGCCTGCCAGTCCACCGGCCACGGTGGCTACACCATGCGCCACCTGCGCTGCCCCGCTGGCCTGGTCTTCAGCTCCTCGATGGCCCAGTGCGTCCAGTCCATCTCCGCGTTTGAGGCTCGCGACGATAGCAACATCGAGAACCCCACCATTCCGCCGAACAACCTGGATGACAGCACCACTGCTGCCTCCACCACCGAGAAACCAGCTACCGAGGCACCTAGCACCACCGAAGCACCTAGCACCACCGAGGCTCCTGCCACCACCGAGAAACCAGCTACCGAGGCACCTAGCACCACCGAGGCAGCCAGCACCACCGAGGCAGCCAGCACCACCGAGGCAGCCAGCACCACCGAGGCAGCCAGCACCACCGAGgcacccagcaccaccgagGCACCTAGCACCACCGAGgcacccagcaccaccgagAAACCAGCTACCGATGCTCCCGGAACCACCGAGAAACCAGCCACCGATGCTCCTGGCACCACAGATGAGCCAGCTACTGATGAACCCGTAACCGACGAGCCTTCGACCGACGAGCCGGCAACCGGTGAGACCAGTACCGATGAGCCCAGCACCGAGACCACTGATAGCGGCGACGTGACCACCAGCAATGACGCGGAAACCACCGAGGTGGACAACGTGTGCGCCACCACCGGAATGTTCCCAACGGAAAGCTGCACACACTTCATCATCTGCAGCTACGCCGAAAGCGACGAGCTGAAGGCATACACCAAGAAGTGTCCTGGCGAGATGCAGTTCGATCCCTTCAACTCCGTTTGCTCCGCAGGTTATGACTGCACTGCCAGAAAGTAA
- the LOC122624374 gene encoding histone-lysine N-methyltransferase 2D isoform X1: MLSIMFPRNHLPAMALQRRSASLGLLTLVLASWLAASTAQALVRSGRSPLPAQPADHLVPPPLPVPQRLSHAGAGSPAAPPTSAPVPVSASASVPEAGFMTRVARWFGLGGGGPSSKDQQLSATNSLSYAYPKPVSGFDAGGKPCSLCNKYPWVPMVGQQQQQQPNPQQLNNQLQQHHHQAQQLQVQQQQLQHIPQQQQQLQHIPQQQQQLQHTPQQQLQHIPQQQQQQLQHIPQQQQQPVPQQHATWQLQQPVAQASQQRQRAVQFRPSSGQSVFLPLAVPLPPLYNAQPFRPVVPSLVKENAVAQSEVRPVPVSLPLPTPAPPASTSSFEIVQSHQVTDFVTSVEYPATFVQSHAIDLGSSGSAASQRPSQEVAQEQELQADISTVRYQLEDLSSGQVHQHLPASQLLTEIGHFAETTTQPPPADNYPAASSQQQLQQEQEQEQEQEQEQEQEQSFYYAEQFPDETSTLLYSTTTELPTTTAPPAPPPAPVIELNNHLAAVHHSHRQGIGRGRETPKRLLDSPINHAPLAGAGGRPFTRDPADLSFRVSQVYTPTQPPTPTSTYGAIDASGQFAGMAPPSPQQVIIPYTTKQRPRPFESWTPLKQQPPHQLHHQPNHQHNLHNYQNHQNHQNHQSNDLEEEPHEQQESKLATATVTAPPNSRRTTKYLTKILATNLRELLKRERETKRLPGQGLGVDISRLQKNIDGWTEQEYNSLSHRPSTPTIRGRSKHIPSEYLTTTTTTPAPVSQRQSKTTRGEGFELGGAPPTDAGDLSTSINNLEQLHLLGERGSKGFQPIEDNRLHFDYYDAHQRPRFTSAMTTLSPPSTTATPTTAPPTTTTTVVTPLYVRSTTAPKELWKQAQVAILPQTNEKVYVVTPQPRHQEHHPAEHRDRHVASASAPRPVYQTPAPRFPRMRPTPGEVKSATPTSSSQLRNYTPDIFGLMGLSAYVPAEPVEIIDGNSKVNTIVTAAPTAAALQRPSARPTMSPSPR, translated from the exons ATGCTGTCTATCATGTTCCCGAGAAATCATCTACCAGCAATG GCTCTCCAACGGCGATCGGCGTCTCTGGGTCTGCTCACCCTGGTACTGGCCTCCTGGCTGGCGGCATCCACAGCACAGGCCCTGGTGAGATCGGGCAGGTCGCCACTGCCCGCCCAGCCGGCGGATCACCTGGTGCCGCCACCACTGCCCGTTCCCCAGAGACTTTCGCACGCCGGAGCGGGTTCTCCAGCGGCTCCACCAACCTCTGCTCCCGTTcccgtttccgcttccgcttccgTTCCCGAAGCCGGCTTCATGACCCGCGTGGCCAGGTGGTTCGGcctgggcggcggcggcccgTCGTCCAAGGATCAGCAGCTGAGTGCCACCAACTCGCTGAGCTATGCCTATCCGAAGCCAGTCTCCGGCTTCGATGCGGGTGGCAAGCCGTGCAGCCTGTGCAACAAGTATCCCTGGGTGCCCATGGtgggccagcagcagcaacagcaaccaaaTCCCCAGCAGCTGAACAACCAGCTGCaacagcatcatcatcaggcgcagcagctgcaagtgcagcagcaacaactgcagcacatcccgcagcagcagcaacaactgcagcacatcccgcagcagcagcaacagctgcagcacactccgcagcagcaactgcagcatatcccgcagcagcagcagcaacaactgcagcatattccgcagcagcagcagcaacctgTTCCGCAGCAGCACGCAAcgtggcagctgcagcagccagTGGCGCAGGCCTCGCAGCAACGCCAGCGGGCGGTGCAATTCCGTCCCAGCTCCGGACAGAGTGTCTTCCTGCCCCTGGCGGTGCCACTGCCTCCGCTGTACAATGCCCAGCCATTCCGGCCGGTGGTGCCCTCGCTGGTCAAGGAGAACGCAGTGGCTCAGTCGGAAGTGCGACCTGTGCCGGTTtccctgcccctgcccacTCCCGCTCCGCCAGCCAGCACCTCCAGCTTTGAGATTGTGCAGAGCCACCAGGTGACGGACTTTGTGACCTCCGTGGAATACCCGGCCACGTTCGTGCAGTCGCATGCCATCGATCTCGGCTCGAGCGGCTCTGCGGCCAGCCAAAGACCCAGCCAGGAGGTggcgcaggagcaggaactgcAGGCGGATATCAGTACGGTGCGCTATCAGCTGGAGGATCTGAGCAGTGGTCAGGTGCATCAGCACCTGCCGGCCTCGCAGTTGCTCACCGAGATCGGGCATTTTGCCGAGACCACCACGCAGCCACCGCCGGCGGATAACTATCCAGCGGCCTCGtcgcaacagcaactgcagcaggagcaggaacaggagcaggaacaggaacaggaacaggagcaggagcaatCCTTCTACTATGCGGAGCAGTTTCCGGATGAAACCAGCACACTGTTGTATAGCACCACCACGGAGTTGCCCACCACAACAGCTCCACCAGCGCCACCACCGGCGCCGGTTATTGAGCTGAACAACCACCTGGCTGCAGTGCATCACTCGCACCGCCAGGGCATCGGAAGGGGCAGGGAAACGCCCAAGCGTCTGCTGGACTCGCCCATCAACCACGCCCCCTTGGCGGGAGCCGGAGGACGGCCCTTCACCCGCGATCCCGCCGATCTCAGTTTCCGGGTGAGCCAGGTGTACACGCCCACGCAGCCACCAACGCCcacatccacgtacggcgcCATCGATGCCAGTGGACAGTTTGCGGGCATGGCGCCGCCGAGTCCGCAGCAGGTGATCATACCCTACACCACCAAGCagcggccacgccccttcgaGAGCTGGACGCCCCTGAAGCAGCAGCCTCCGCATCAACTGCACCACCAGCCGAATCACCAGCACAATCTGCACAATTACCAGAATCACCAGAACCACCAGAACCACCAAAGCAACGACCTCGAGGAGGAGCCCCACGAGCAGCAGGAGTCCAAGCTGGCCACCGCCACAGTGACGGCACCACCCAATTCGCGTCGCACCACCAAGTACCTGACCAAGATCCTGGCCACCAATCTGCGGGAGTTGCTCAAGCGGGAGCGGGAGACGAAGCGGCTGCCTGGCCAGGGACTGGGTGTGGACATCTCGCGGCTGCAGAAGAACATCGATGGCTGGACGGAGCAGGAGTACAACTCGCTCTCGCACCGACCCAGCACACCCACGATTCGCGGGAGATCCAAGCACATACCGTCCGAGTAcctgaccaccaccaccacaactcCGGCGCCGGTATCGCAGCGCCAGTCGAAAACCACTCGGGGCGAGGGCTTCGAGCTGGGCGGCGCTCCACCCACCGATGCCGGGGATCTGTCCACATCCATCAACAATCTGGAGCAACTGCACCTGCTGGGCGAACGGGGATCGAAGGGCTTCCAGCCCATCGAGGACAACCGCCTTCACTTCGACTACTACGATGCCCATCAGCGACCGAGATTCACGTCGGCCATGACCACCCTCAGTCCGCccagcaccaccgccacccccACCACTGCCCCACCCACCACAACGACAACGGTGGTGACACCACTCTATGTGCGCAGCACTACGGCGCCCAAGGAGCTGTGGAAACAGGCCCAGGTGGCCATCCTGCCGCAGACCAACGAGAAGGTGTACGTGGTCACGCCACAGCCACGGCATCAGGAGCACCACCCGGCGGAGCATCGGGATCGCCATGTGGCCTCCGCCTCGGCGCCAAGGCCCGTGTACCAAACGCCAGCGCCGCGGTTTCCACGGATGCGACCAACTCCAG GCGAAGTGAagtcggccacgcccaccagctcGTCGCAGCTGCGCAACTATACGCCGGACATCTTCGGGCTGATGGGACTGTCCGCCTATGTGCCCGCGGAGCCCGTGGAGATCATCGACGGAAACTCCAAA GTCAACACGATAGTGACAGCAGCGCCGACGGCGGCGGCACTTCAGCGACCCTCAGCGAGGCCCACGATGTCGCCCTCGCCCAGATAG
- the LOC122624374 gene encoding histone-lysine N-methyltransferase 2D isoform X2, translated as MLSIMFPRNHLPAMALQRRSASLGLLTLVLASWLAASTAQALVRSGRSPLPAQPADHLVPPPLPVPQRLSHAGAGSPAAPPTSAPVPVSASASVPEAGFMTRVARWFGLGGGGPSSKDQQLSATNSLSYAYPKPVSGFDAGGKPCSLCNKYPWVPMVGQQQQQQPNPQQLNNQLQQHHHQAQQLQVQQQQLQHIPQQQQQLQHIPQQQQQLQHTPQQQLQHIPQQQQQQLQHIPQQQQQPVPQQHATWQLQQPVAQASQQRQRAVQFRPSSGQSVFLPLAVPLPPLYNAQPFRPVVPSLVKENAVAQSEVRPVPVSLPLPTPAPPASTSSFEIVQSHQVTDFVTSVEYPATFVQSHAIDLGSSGSAASQRPSQEVAQEQELQADISTVRYQLEDLSSGQVHQHLPASQLLTEIGHFAETTTQPPPADNYPAASSQQQLQQEQEQEQEQEQEQEQEQSFYYAEQFPDETSTLLYSTTTELPTTTAPPAPPPAPVIELNNHLAAVHHSHRQGIGRGRETPKRLLDSPINHAPLAGAGGRPFTRDPADLSFRVSQVYTPTQPPTPTSTYGAIDASGQFAGMAPPSPQQVIIPYTTKQRPRPFESWTPLKQQPPHQLHHQPNHQHNLHNYQNHQNHQNHQSNDLEEEPHEQQESKLATATVTAPPNSRRTTKYLTKILATNLRELLKRERETKRLPGQGLGVDISRLQKNIDGWTEQEYNSLSHRPSTPTIRGRSKHIPSEYLTTTTTTPAPVSQRQSKTTRGEGFELGGAPPTDAGDLSTSINNLEQLHLLGERGSKGFQPIEDNRLHFDYYDAHQRPRFTSAMTTLSPPSTTATPTTAPPTTTTTVVTPLYVRSTTAPKELWKQAQVAILPQTNEKVYVVTPQPRHQEHHPAEHRDRHVASASAPRPVYQTPAPRFPRMRPTPAGEVKSATPTSSSQLRNYTPDIFGLMGLSAYVPAEPVEIIDGNSKVNRNSPRLDM; from the exons ATGCTGTCTATCATGTTCCCGAGAAATCATCTACCAGCAATG GCTCTCCAACGGCGATCGGCGTCTCTGGGTCTGCTCACCCTGGTACTGGCCTCCTGGCTGGCGGCATCCACAGCACAGGCCCTGGTGAGATCGGGCAGGTCGCCACTGCCCGCCCAGCCGGCGGATCACCTGGTGCCGCCACCACTGCCCGTTCCCCAGAGACTTTCGCACGCCGGAGCGGGTTCTCCAGCGGCTCCACCAACCTCTGCTCCCGTTcccgtttccgcttccgcttccgTTCCCGAAGCCGGCTTCATGACCCGCGTGGCCAGGTGGTTCGGcctgggcggcggcggcccgTCGTCCAAGGATCAGCAGCTGAGTGCCACCAACTCGCTGAGCTATGCCTATCCGAAGCCAGTCTCCGGCTTCGATGCGGGTGGCAAGCCGTGCAGCCTGTGCAACAAGTATCCCTGGGTGCCCATGGtgggccagcagcagcaacagcaaccaaaTCCCCAGCAGCTGAACAACCAGCTGCaacagcatcatcatcaggcgcagcagctgcaagtgcagcagcaacaactgcagcacatcccgcagcagcagcaacaactgcagcacatcccgcagcagcagcaacagctgcagcacactccgcagcagcaactgcagcatatcccgcagcagcagcagcaacaactgcagcatattccgcagcagcagcagcaacctgTTCCGCAGCAGCACGCAAcgtggcagctgcagcagccagTGGCGCAGGCCTCGCAGCAACGCCAGCGGGCGGTGCAATTCCGTCCCAGCTCCGGACAGAGTGTCTTCCTGCCCCTGGCGGTGCCACTGCCTCCGCTGTACAATGCCCAGCCATTCCGGCCGGTGGTGCCCTCGCTGGTCAAGGAGAACGCAGTGGCTCAGTCGGAAGTGCGACCTGTGCCGGTTtccctgcccctgcccacTCCCGCTCCGCCAGCCAGCACCTCCAGCTTTGAGATTGTGCAGAGCCACCAGGTGACGGACTTTGTGACCTCCGTGGAATACCCGGCCACGTTCGTGCAGTCGCATGCCATCGATCTCGGCTCGAGCGGCTCTGCGGCCAGCCAAAGACCCAGCCAGGAGGTggcgcaggagcaggaactgcAGGCGGATATCAGTACGGTGCGCTATCAGCTGGAGGATCTGAGCAGTGGTCAGGTGCATCAGCACCTGCCGGCCTCGCAGTTGCTCACCGAGATCGGGCATTTTGCCGAGACCACCACGCAGCCACCGCCGGCGGATAACTATCCAGCGGCCTCGtcgcaacagcaactgcagcaggagcaggaacaggagcaggaacaggaacaggaacaggagcaggagcaatCCTTCTACTATGCGGAGCAGTTTCCGGATGAAACCAGCACACTGTTGTATAGCACCACCACGGAGTTGCCCACCACAACAGCTCCACCAGCGCCACCACCGGCGCCGGTTATTGAGCTGAACAACCACCTGGCTGCAGTGCATCACTCGCACCGCCAGGGCATCGGAAGGGGCAGGGAAACGCCCAAGCGTCTGCTGGACTCGCCCATCAACCACGCCCCCTTGGCGGGAGCCGGAGGACGGCCCTTCACCCGCGATCCCGCCGATCTCAGTTTCCGGGTGAGCCAGGTGTACACGCCCACGCAGCCACCAACGCCcacatccacgtacggcgcCATCGATGCCAGTGGACAGTTTGCGGGCATGGCGCCGCCGAGTCCGCAGCAGGTGATCATACCCTACACCACCAAGCagcggccacgccccttcgaGAGCTGGACGCCCCTGAAGCAGCAGCCTCCGCATCAACTGCACCACCAGCCGAATCACCAGCACAATCTGCACAATTACCAGAATCACCAGAACCACCAGAACCACCAAAGCAACGACCTCGAGGAGGAGCCCCACGAGCAGCAGGAGTCCAAGCTGGCCACCGCCACAGTGACGGCACCACCCAATTCGCGTCGCACCACCAAGTACCTGACCAAGATCCTGGCCACCAATCTGCGGGAGTTGCTCAAGCGGGAGCGGGAGACGAAGCGGCTGCCTGGCCAGGGACTGGGTGTGGACATCTCGCGGCTGCAGAAGAACATCGATGGCTGGACGGAGCAGGAGTACAACTCGCTCTCGCACCGACCCAGCACACCCACGATTCGCGGGAGATCCAAGCACATACCGTCCGAGTAcctgaccaccaccaccacaactcCGGCGCCGGTATCGCAGCGCCAGTCGAAAACCACTCGGGGCGAGGGCTTCGAGCTGGGCGGCGCTCCACCCACCGATGCCGGGGATCTGTCCACATCCATCAACAATCTGGAGCAACTGCACCTGCTGGGCGAACGGGGATCGAAGGGCTTCCAGCCCATCGAGGACAACCGCCTTCACTTCGACTACTACGATGCCCATCAGCGACCGAGATTCACGTCGGCCATGACCACCCTCAGTCCGCccagcaccaccgccacccccACCACTGCCCCACCCACCACAACGACAACGGTGGTGACACCACTCTATGTGCGCAGCACTACGGCGCCCAAGGAGCTGTGGAAACAGGCCCAGGTGGCCATCCTGCCGCAGACCAACGAGAAGGTGTACGTGGTCACGCCACAGCCACGGCATCAGGAGCACCACCCGGCGGAGCATCGGGATCGCCATGTGGCCTCCGCCTCGGCGCCAAGGCCCGTGTACCAAACGCCAGCGCCGCGGTTTCCACGGATGCGACCAACTCCAG CAGGCGAAGTGAagtcggccacgcccaccagctcGTCGCAGCTGCGCAACTATACGCCGGACATCTTCGGGCTGATGGGACTGTCCGCCTATGTGCCCGCGGAGCCCGTGGAGATCATCGACGGAAACTCCAAAGTAAATCGCAACTCACCTCGTCTAGACATGTAA
- the LOC122623411 gene encoding uncharacterized protein LOC122623411, with translation MEKKVYQDTTRPLPRASRARYYNKHDKSDLGDDFVAPDAGWAWVVCVAAGVSNLSIYPCLQQFGFLFRERLSDLGMSSSQITAIINTNPAVSACTGLLNGPMFRRFTFRQVAMAGSLLISGSLILTAFCETFVGYMVAYALLFGFGMGISVSASSLAINTYFQKKRRRAAGFSWTITGLGPIFLPHLVTFLLTIYGVQGTTLLFAAISLHSFVCALIYQPVRYHVKPPEEQLADQEQQAEALCAHCTWQQKREPGGIFSSQYLCQDDDAQRPGYEICEPGTPMLSRANDGWYGSRLSLTSGRLRFRTISSSKDLEQTQRLHCPISEEQNHETDEFLRPNNFRRERVESNLEAKLCCQCAAKREEHNNNRKEKEAEAEAEAEDEESEVEAAPLHDPQMSFLAKVVTFFDLDLLRDFTFVNLVAGLTIINFGELNFSILTPFILVDFGFDTPQITLAMSLLAGLDITMRFMVPFLTEKIPWDNRVFFLIGVVGIALGRTVVACTRSYSLILCSFVWIGLCKGVRTIFWPLIIPGYVPLNRLPGASGLQLLISGLFTLIGGPFVGLVRDRYDYSVTLHCLNMMSFVAAASWTLEALIRRHRRRQRLVDS, from the exons ATGGAAAAGAAGGTCTACCAGGACACTACCCGACCGCTGCCCAGGGCCTCCCGTGCACGGTACTATAACAAGCACGACAAGAGCGACCTGGGCGACGACTTTGTGGCGCCCGACGCGGGATGGGCGTGGGTCGTTTGCGTCGCCGCTGGCGTTTCCAAT CTCTCCATTTACCCCTGCCTGCAACAGTTTGGCTTCCTGTTCAGGGAGCGGCTCTCCGATCTGGGCATGTCCAGTTCCCAGATTACGGCCATCATCAACACAAATCCGGCCGTATCGGCCTGCACGGGCCTGCTCAATGGACCGATGTTCCGGCGGTTTACCTTCCGGCAGGTGGCCATGGCCGGTTCTCTGCTGATCTCCGGTAGCCTCATACTGACCGCCTTCTGTGAAACCTTCGTGGGCTACATGGTGGCCTACGCCCTGCTGTTCG GCTTTGGCATGGGCATAAGTGTGTCGGCCTCCTCGCTGGCGATCAACACGTACTTCCAGAAGAAGCGGCGCCGGGCGGCCGGGTTTTCGTGGACCATAACGGGTCTGGGACCGATCTTCCTGCCGCACCTGGTCACCTTCTTGCTGACCATCTACGGGGTGCAGGGCACCACGCTGCTCTTCGCCGCCATCTCGCTGCACTCGTTCGTTTGCGCGCTGATCTATCAGCCGGTTCGGTACCATGTGAAGCCaccggaggagcagctggcggatcaggagcagcaggcggagGCGCTGTGTGCGCACTGCACGTGGCAGCAGAAACGCGAGCCGGGCGGCATATTCTCCAGTCAGTATCTGTGCCAGGACGACGATGCCCAGCGACCGGGCTACGAGATCTGTGAGCCCGGCACTCCGATGCTCTCGCGCGCCAACGATGGCTGGTATGGCTCCCGGCTGTCGCTGACCTCGGGGCGTCTACGCTTCCGCACCATTTCGAGCTCCAAGGATCTGGAGCAGACCCAGCGGCTGCATTGTCCCATCAGCGAGGAGCAGAACCACGAGACCGATGAGTTCCTGCGGCCCAACAACTTTCGCCGGGAGCGGGTGGAGTCCAACCTGGAGGCCAAGCTCTGCTGCCAGTGTGCGGCCAAGCGGGaggagcacaacaacaaccgcaaGGAGAAGGAAGCCGAGGCTGAGGCCGAGGCTGAGGATGAGGAGTCGGAAGTGGAGGCTGCTCCGCTGCACGATCCCCAGATGAGCTTTCTGGCCAAGGTGGTCACCTTCTTCGATCTGGACCTGCTGCGCGACTTCACCTTCGTCAACCTGGTGGCCGGACTGACCATTATCAACTTTGGGGAGCTGAACTTCTCCATCCTGACGCCCTTCATCCTGGTGGACTTCGGCTTCGATACTCCGCAGATCACGCTGGCCATGTCGCTGCTGGCGGGACTGGACATCACCATGCGCTTCATGGTGCCCTTCCTCACCGAGAAGATTCCGTGGGACAACCGGGTATTCTTCCTCATCGGCGTGGTGGGCATCGCACTCGGCCGCACAGTGGTGGCCTGCACGCGTTCCTACAGCCTGATCCTCTGCAGCTTCGTGTGGATCGGTCTCTGCAAGGGCGTGCGCACCATCTTCTGGCCACTGATCATACCCGGCTACGTGCCTCTGAACCGCCTGCCGGGCGCCTCGGGACTCCAGCTGCTGATCTCGGGACTGTTCACGCTGATCGGTGGTCCATTTGTCG GCTTGGTGCGCGACCGTTACGACTACTCGGTTACCCTGCACTGCCTCAACATGATGTCCTTTGTGGCAGCGGCGTCCTGGACCTTGGAGGCCCTCATCCGGCGGCATCGCCGCAGACAGCGCCTGGTGGACAGCTGA
- the LOC122623461 gene encoding protein-lysine N-methyltransferase EEF2KMT, translated as MSGKYDKLQQQFLCCYPVKKMAWSSVKLPLNWEDQQELIAATCGHPMNRRYPVRRSYLEAFLKQLMHLLRDQEDVHDDIYSSLCGPVADNKASTGSASTYAYKHYLLEPGALITLRESTSFVAQGTTGLCTWEAALALGDYLLQHRDLVRGKNIVELGAGTGLLGILLKLPALQLQVGQVLLTDGSEPCVQLMRENISLNFPDSPKEQIPKAEQLNWDAVSTFPWESHAETDILMAADVIYDDSQFDALLGAMDYLYARRGSGLETLLASTVRNVDTLHKFMTQLGDNGYKVTPCANVSACASHFCRDHTAAVQIISIRR; from the exons ATGTCCGGGAAGTACGacaagctgcagcagcagttcctCTGCTGCTATCCGGTGAAGAAGATGGCCTGGTCG TCGGTCAAGTTGCCACTCAACTGGGAGGATCAGCAGGAGCTGATAGCGGCCACCTGTGGCCACCCGATGAACCGGCGCTATCCGGTGCGTCGCAGCTACCTGGAGGCCTTCCTCAAGCAGCTGATGCACCTGCTCCGCGATCAGGAGGATGTGCACGACGACATATACAGCAGTCTGTGCGGTCCGGTGGCGGACAACAAAGCGAGCACAGGATCCGCGTCCACGTACGCCTACAAGCACTATCTCCTCGAACCGGGCGCCCTCATAACGCTCCGTGAGTCCACCAGCTTTGTGGCCCAGGGCACCACTGGATTGTGCACCTGGGAAGCGGCTCTGGCCCTCGGCGATTACCTCCTGCAGCACCGCGACCTGGTCCGTGGCAAGAACATAGTGGAGCTGGGGGCCGGGACCGGGCTCCTGGGAATCCTGCTGAAACTACCGGCCCTGCAGCTGCAAGTGGGCCAGGTCCTGCTGACCGATGGCAGCGAGCCGTGCGTCCAGCTGATGCGAGAGAATATCAGTCTGAATTTCCCAGACTCACCCAAGGAGCAGATACCCAAGGCGGAGCAGCTGAACTGGGATGCGGTCAGCACGTTTCCGTGGGAGTCGCATGCGGAAACGGATATTCTGATGGCCGCCGATGTGATCTACGATGATTCCCAGTTCGATGCACTGCTGGGTGCCATGGACTACTTGTACGCCAGGCGAGGAAGTGGGCTGGAAACCCTGCTGGCCAGCACGGTGCGAAATGTGGACACGCTGCACAAGTTCATGACTCAGCTGG GTGACAATGGCTACAAGGTGACTCCATGTGCGAACGTATCGGCCTGCGCCAGCCACTTTTGTCGCGATCACACCGCCGCCGTTCAGATTATCTCCATAAGACGTTAG